In one Buchnera aphidicola (Uroleucon sonchi) genomic region, the following are encoded:
- a CDS encoding flagellar export protein FliJ: MQDKKNVFSILEKIEKNKYQITMMNIKNIYLQERKNLDQLKILNNYRKEYLKKIHIEMLAGINVNYLINYNNFMRMLDKIIQENICFIENHKKIVNEHLNAIIKSQINLKTWEYLDKICKKNILKRKLRKEQMINDNNIQLQSFQKG; this comes from the coding sequence ATGCAAGATAAAAAAAATGTTTTTTCCATATTAGAAAAAATAGAAAAAAATAAATATCAAATTACAATGATGAATATTAAAAATATTTATTTACAAGAAAGAAAAAATTTAGATCAATTAAAGATATTAAATAATTATCGAAAAGAATATTTGAAAAAAATACATATAGAAATGCTAGCAGGTATTAACGTGAATTATTTGATAAACTATAACAATTTTATGCGTATGTTAGATAAAATTATCCAAGAAAATATATGTTTTATTGAAAATCATAAAAAAATTGTTAATGAACATTTAAATGCTATTATTAAAAGTCAGATAAATTTAAAAACTTGGGAGTATTTAGATAAAATATGTAAAAAAAATATATTAAAAAGAAAATTAAGAAAAGAACAGATGATTAATGATAATAATATTCAACTACAATCTTTTCAAAAAGGATGA
- a CDS encoding flagellar hook-length control protein FliK: MPEIINNIQCHKNIISQNNNFKYSLCKFDLFTSIFDAYNTYSLKKEIKFHSIPVEEKKYDDNSIIYSNFHYMLNNLLNVLDHNKKTIYTNQSNHVKHKNIQNNTIDINNDNHAIQFNDFLRNTFNIKIKQENNEAFLKKKLSRQINRIVKKYKNDITKNNKIYEHYPINKSSNLHFSQTKNQSYQKQLNWFIKNIDFSDHDKKIVFTSDVNKFKNDLDFPKIENKIYTEINHQNKLNLLSSNELDLLNIQKIVLQDSNNFIKWKDFISQKILSFIAHNNSHAKINLKPESLGSINIIMNIKNDNIILQLISENHKVRILFNKCIPFLSHELNKQGMILEKCNILSSLKHYRNIYNNKKCSKKSIDRVNQFQKTINTCEQKSSFMEYKKIDWYV, encoded by the coding sequence ATGCCAGAAATAATTAATAATATACAGTGTCATAAAAATATTATTAGTCAAAATAATAATTTTAAATATTCTCTTTGTAAATTTGATTTATTTACTTCTATTTTTGATGCATATAATACATATTCTTTAAAAAAAGAAATAAAATTTCATTCTATACCAGTAGAAGAAAAAAAATATGATGATAATAGTATTATATATTCTAATTTTCATTATATGTTAAATAATTTATTAAACGTTTTAGACCATAATAAAAAGACAATTTATACTAATCAATCAAATCATGTTAAACATAAAAATATACAAAATAACACAATAGATATAAATAATGATAATCATGCTATTCAATTCAATGATTTTTTAAGAAATACATTTAATATTAAAATCAAACAAGAAAATAATGAGGCATTTTTAAAAAAAAAACTATCTCGTCAAATTAATCGAATTGTAAAAAAGTATAAAAATGATATTACAAAAAATAATAAAATATATGAACATTATCCTATAAATAAAAGCAGTAATTTACATTTTTCTCAAACAAAAAATCAATCTTATCAAAAACAATTAAACTGGTTTATAAAAAATATTGATTTTAGTGATCATGATAAAAAGATTGTTTTTACGTCAGATGTGAATAAATTTAAAAATGATTTAGATTTCCCTAAGATAGAGAATAAAATATATACCGAAATCAATCATCAAAACAAATTGAATCTATTAAGTTCAAATGAATTAGATTTATTAAATATACAAAAAATTGTTTTACAAGATTCTAATAATTTTATTAAATGGAAAGATTTTATTAGTCAAAAAATACTTTCATTTATAGCACATAATAATAGTCACGCTAAAATTAATTTAAAACCTGAATCATTAGGATCAATAAATATTATTATGAACATAAAAAATGATAATATTATATTACAGCTGATTTCTGAAAATCACAAAGTTCGAATATTGTTCAATAAGTGTATACCGTTTTTATCACATGAACTAAATAAACAAGGAATGATATTAGAAAAATGTAATATACTTAGTTCTTTAAAACATTATCGAAATATTTATAATAATAAAAAATGTTCTAAAAAGTCTATTGATCGTGTTAATCAATTTCAAAAAACAATAAATACTTGTGAACAAAAAAGTAGTTTTATGGAATATAAAAAAATAGATTGGTATGTTTAA